A genomic segment from Pistricoccus aurantiacus encodes:
- a CDS encoding phosphoglycerate kinase — protein sequence MNVYKMTDLELTSQRLLIREDLNVPIKDGRVTSDARLKACLPTIEAAQKAGAKVMLMSHLGRPTEGEPEEQFSLAPVADRLGDLLGIPVRLVENYLDVALDLIDGEIVLLENVRFNKGEKSDDDQLAKTYANLCDIFVMDAFGTAHRAQASTHGVARYAKKACAGPLLARELEVLEQALASPARPMVAIVGGSKVSTKLDVLNALSYKCDQLIVGGGIANTFIAAAGHNVGKSLYEEDLIDQAKALMEKVDIPLPTDVIVATEFAETAEAVTKPVDQVNNDEMILDIGPDTAARFGALLKDAGTILWNGPVGVFEIDQFGHGTEILSRAIAESDAFSIAGGGDTLAAIDKYGIAQQVSYISTGGGAFLEYVEGKQLPAVAALEEAASR from the coding sequence ATGAACGTTTACAAGATGACCGACCTGGAACTCACCAGTCAGCGCCTGTTGATTCGCGAGGACCTGAACGTACCGATCAAGGATGGCCGCGTCACCAGTGACGCTCGGCTCAAGGCCTGCCTGCCCACCATCGAGGCCGCGCAGAAGGCCGGCGCTAAGGTCATGCTGATGAGCCACCTGGGGCGCCCCACTGAAGGCGAGCCGGAAGAGCAGTTCTCCCTGGCGCCGGTGGCGGATCGCCTAGGCGACCTGCTGGGTATTCCGGTGCGCCTGGTGGAGAACTATCTCGATGTCGCCCTCGATCTGATCGACGGCGAGATTGTGCTGCTGGAAAACGTGCGCTTCAACAAAGGCGAAAAGAGCGACGACGATCAGCTGGCCAAGACCTACGCCAATCTGTGCGATATTTTCGTCATGGATGCTTTCGGTACCGCTCACCGCGCCCAGGCCTCCACTCATGGCGTGGCGCGCTATGCGAAGAAAGCCTGCGCCGGCCCGCTGCTCGCCAGGGAGCTCGAAGTCCTGGAGCAGGCCTTGGCTTCTCCCGCACGCCCCATGGTGGCGATCGTCGGCGGGTCGAAAGTTTCCACCAAGCTCGACGTGCTCAACGCCCTTTCCTACAAGTGCGACCAGCTGATCGTAGGTGGCGGTATCGCCAATACCTTCATCGCCGCGGCGGGGCATAACGTCGGCAAGTCGCTCTACGAGGAAGACCTGATCGACCAGGCCAAGGCACTGATGGAAAAAGTCGACATTCCCCTGCCCACGGATGTCATCGTGGCGACGGAATTTGCCGAAACCGCCGAGGCGGTCACCAAGCCGGTAGACCAGGTCAACAATGACGAGATGATTCTGGATATCGGGCCGGACACCGCCGCGCGTTTCGGCGCCCTGCTAAAGGATGCGGGCACCATCCTGTGGAACGGCCCGGTCGGTGTTTTCGAGATCGACCAGTTCGGCCACGGCACCGAAATCCTCTCTCGCGCCATTGCCGAAAGCGACGCTTTCTCCATCGCCGGCGGCGGCGACACCCTGGCGGCCATCGACAAGTACGGCATCGCCCAGCAGGTTTCCTACATTTCCACCGGCGGCGGGGCTTTCCTCGAATACGTGGAAGGCAAGCAACTCCCCGCGGTCGCGGCGCTGGAAGAGGCCGCGAGCCGCTAA
- the fba gene encoding class II fructose-bisphosphate aldolase (catalyzes the reversible aldol condensation of dihydroxyacetonephosphate and glyceraldehyde 3-phosphate in the Calvin cycle, glycolysis, and/or gluconeogenesis): MALISLRQLLDHAAERGYGVPAFNVNNLEQMRAIMEAADQTDSPVIVQASAGARKYAGAPFLRHLILAAVEEFPHIPVVMHQDHGTSPAVCQRSIQLGFSSVMMDGSLGEDGKTPTDYDYNVTVTRRTVEMAHACGVSVEGELGCLGSLETGMAGEEDGIGAVGKLGHDQLLTDPEEAADFVKATRVDALAIAIGTSHGAYKFTKPPTGDTLSISRIKEIHARIPDTHLVMHGSSSVPQEWLEIINEFGGEIPETYGVPVEEIVEGIKHGVRKVNIDTDLRLVSTGAVRRFLARNPAELDPRKYLKETVSAMREVCIARYEAFGTAGNASRIRPLNLEDMFLRYERGELDPQVR; this comes from the coding sequence ATGGCCCTGATCAGCCTGCGTCAACTGCTGGACCACGCCGCGGAGCGCGGCTACGGCGTGCCGGCCTTCAACGTCAACAACCTGGAGCAGATGCGCGCCATCATGGAGGCGGCGGACCAGACGGATTCGCCGGTGATCGTTCAGGCCTCCGCCGGGGCGCGCAAGTACGCCGGCGCTCCCTTCCTGCGCCATCTCATTCTGGCGGCGGTGGAGGAATTTCCGCACATCCCGGTGGTCATGCACCAGGACCACGGCACCTCTCCCGCCGTCTGTCAGCGCTCCATCCAACTGGGATTTTCCTCGGTGATGATGGACGGCTCCTTGGGAGAGGACGGCAAGACCCCGACGGACTACGACTACAACGTGACGGTCACCCGGCGCACGGTCGAGATGGCTCACGCCTGCGGGGTTTCCGTAGAGGGCGAGCTGGGCTGCCTGGGCAGCCTGGAAACCGGCATGGCCGGCGAGGAAGACGGCATCGGCGCGGTGGGCAAGCTCGGTCATGATCAACTGCTGACGGACCCGGAAGAGGCGGCGGACTTCGTCAAGGCGACCCGGGTGGACGCTCTGGCCATCGCCATCGGCACCAGCCACGGCGCCTACAAGTTCACGAAGCCCCCTACCGGCGATACCCTCTCCATCTCCCGCATCAAGGAGATCCATGCGCGGATTCCTGATACTCACCTGGTCATGCACGGCTCTTCCTCCGTGCCCCAGGAATGGCTCGAGATCATCAACGAATTCGGCGGCGAGATTCCTGAAACCTACGGCGTGCCGGTGGAGGAAATCGTCGAAGGCATCAAGCACGGGGTGCGCAAGGTCAATATCGACACGGACCTGCGCCTGGTTTCCACCGGTGCGGTGCGCCGTTTTCTGGCCAGGAACCCGGCGGAACTCGATCCGCGCAAGTACCTCAAGGAAACCGTCTCCGCCATGCGCGAGGTGTGTATCGCTCGCTATGAAGCCTTCGGTACCGCGGGCAACGCAAGCCGGATCAGACCGCTCAACCTGGAAGACATGTTCCTGCGCTATGAGCGCGGCGAACTGGATCCGCAGGTCAGGTAA
- a CDS encoding COG4315 family predicted lipoprotein, translated as MNLRISGFSKFGFSRLGASSIRISSLGALLCLVGGLLFMSLAENAVAQEPSIRISAGAGAPGETEADQGGEDNLASTPDLRMTPEPTEQAMPKVREQGEYGRYLTDQKGLSLYMFAKDSQGGQSTCDQTCAIAWPPYASVQPPQPGEGVDAELLGTIERQDGSQQVTYNGWPLYYFSGDKNPGDALGQNVMHLGAGWYLLSPQGEKITRGGRSQTEDLQQGILGEDEPASQGQRAHRKLEDAPGSN; from the coding sequence ATGAACCTACGCATCTCCGGTTTTTCGAAGTTTGGTTTTTCTAGACTCGGGGCTTCAAGCATCAGGATTTCGAGCCTCGGCGCCTTGCTTTGTCTGGTGGGCGGTCTGCTGTTCATGTCGCTCGCGGAAAATGCCGTTGCCCAGGAGCCGTCGATTCGTATCAGCGCCGGCGCGGGAGCGCCAGGCGAGACAGAAGCGGATCAAGGCGGAGAAGACAACCTGGCGTCCACCCCGGATCTGCGCATGACCCCGGAACCCACCGAACAGGCCATGCCGAAAGTTCGTGAACAGGGAGAGTACGGGCGCTATCTGACGGACCAGAAAGGGCTAAGCCTTTACATGTTCGCCAAGGATTCCCAGGGCGGACAAAGCACCTGCGATCAGACCTGCGCCATTGCCTGGCCGCCTTACGCGAGCGTGCAGCCACCTCAGCCCGGAGAAGGCGTGGATGCCGAACTGCTAGGCACCATCGAACGTCAGGATGGCTCCCAGCAGGTCACCTACAACGGCTGGCCGCTTTACTACTTCAGCGGCGATAAAAATCCCGGTGACGCCCTGGGCCAGAATGTCATGCATCTGGGCGCCGGTTGGTATCTGCTTTCCCCCCAGGGCGAGAAGATCACCCGCGGCGGGCGCAGCCAGACGGAAGACCTGCAGCAAGGAATTCTCGGCGAAGACGAACCCGCCAGCCAAGGGCAGCGGGCGCATCGCAAGCTCGAGGATGCGCCCGGCAGTAACTGA
- a CDS encoding DUF4235 domain-containing protein has protein sequence MRKNTLWSLIGYGAALGAGIMTRNAARKAYQGKSGHRPPENPGEDDVGWQSALLWGAATGALVGVARIVGRHAGDKALRQVDKRRRRRYRLKQRPLS, from the coding sequence ATGAGGAAAAATACGCTTTGGTCGCTGATTGGCTACGGCGCAGCGCTAGGCGCGGGCATCATGACACGCAACGCGGCACGCAAGGCTTATCAGGGCAAGTCCGGCCATCGTCCGCCGGAAAATCCGGGTGAGGACGATGTCGGATGGCAGAGCGCTTTATTGTGGGGTGCTGCCACCGGCGCGCTGGTAGGCGTGGCGCGAATCGTCGGGCGGCACGCCGGAGACAAAGCCTTGCGCCAGGTGGATAAACGCCGCCGCAGGCGCTACCGGCTCAAGCAGCGCCCACTCAGTTAA
- a CDS encoding sodium:calcium antiporter: MLAWLNHMALPTALGIFVACSIVIGIVGTRLTHVVDDLADRTGLGEAIAGAVLLGMATSLSGIVLSTTAAWGDRPELAMSNALGGIAVQTLFLTIADLVHKRANLEHAAASIGNLMQGSLLLCLLSLLLVGRFTPEWTFWQVHPITPLLFIVYLFGLRLVDKVQDNPMWHPAQTRETRPDVPDEQALKRSLTSLWLAFLLMAATLGLAGWMLERSATIITLETGLSQAVIGALMTSVVTSLPELVTSVAAVRRGALTLAVGGIIGGNAFDVLFVATSDIAYRGGSIYHAIPDNIALWIALSLLMTGILIMGLIRREEQGPGRIGFESVAIIGCYLTGAVILVIGK, encoded by the coding sequence ATGCTTGCATGGCTAAATCACATGGCCCTACCCACGGCGCTGGGCATCTTTGTCGCCTGCTCGATCGTCATCGGCATCGTCGGCACGCGCCTGACCCATGTGGTCGATGACCTCGCCGATCGAACCGGTCTGGGGGAAGCGATTGCCGGCGCGGTATTGCTGGGCATGGCGACCTCTCTATCCGGTATCGTGCTATCCACCACCGCCGCCTGGGGAGACCGGCCAGAACTCGCCATGAGCAACGCCTTGGGCGGCATCGCCGTACAGACCCTGTTCCTGACCATTGCCGATCTCGTGCACAAACGCGCCAACCTGGAGCATGCCGCCGCCTCCATCGGCAATCTCATGCAGGGTTCGCTGCTGCTCTGTCTGCTGTCGCTGTTGCTGGTAGGTCGTTTCACGCCGGAATGGACATTCTGGCAGGTGCATCCGATTACCCCGCTTCTGTTCATCGTCTATCTGTTCGGTCTGCGTCTGGTGGACAAGGTCCAGGACAACCCGATGTGGCATCCGGCGCAAACCCGGGAAACCCGGCCCGACGTTCCCGATGAACAGGCGCTCAAACGCTCCCTGACCTCTCTGTGGCTGGCCTTCCTGCTGATGGCCGCGACGCTCGGTCTGGCGGGCTGGATGCTCGAGCGCAGCGCCACGATCATTACCTTGGAAACCGGCTTGAGCCAGGCGGTGATAGGCGCCCTGATGACCTCGGTGGTAACGTCTCTGCCGGAGCTCGTCACCTCAGTGGCGGCGGTGCGCCGCGGCGCTCTTACCCTGGCAGTAGGCGGCATCATCGGCGGCAATGCCTTTGACGTGTTGTTCGTCGCCACCTCGGATATCGCCTATCGTGGCGGTTCGATCTATCACGCCATCCCCGACAACATCGCCCTGTGGATTGCGCTGTCACTTTTGATGACCGGCATCCTGATCATGGGTCTGATTCGCCGCGAAGAACAAGGCCCCGGCCGTATCGGTTTCGAGAGCGTGGCAATCATCGGCTGCTACCTCACCGGCGCCGTCATACTGGTAATTGGCAAGTGA
- a CDS encoding HAD family hydrolase, producing the protein MAQPHCLLFDCDGTLVDSEPLLAAEMATTLNELGLPFTPDDYIGEFRGARFSHIAQELQRRYGEIDAERLKASEAVMRQRYAARVPEELTALPGVREALDLLAVYPSGVVSNGTQAKIRAGLAATGLGEYFGERLFSGYSANCWKPDPCLYLYAASLMGFAPRECLAIDDAIVGVQAALAAGMTVVHLNRFPDVETTPEGAISISNMHQLPTIVAHLSRSIAVNG; encoded by the coding sequence ATGGCACAACCTCACTGTTTACTGTTTGACTGCGACGGCACTCTGGTGGACAGCGAGCCGCTACTGGCAGCGGAAATGGCCACTACCCTCAATGAGCTGGGCCTGCCTTTCACGCCGGACGACTACATCGGTGAATTTCGTGGGGCGCGTTTCAGCCATATCGCTCAGGAGCTTCAGCGTCGCTACGGAGAAATCGATGCCGAGCGCTTGAAGGCATCGGAAGCCGTCATGCGTCAACGCTACGCCGCGCGCGTTCCCGAGGAACTGACCGCGCTACCCGGGGTACGCGAAGCCCTCGATTTACTGGCTGTATATCCCAGCGGGGTGGTATCCAACGGAACGCAGGCGAAGATTCGCGCTGGACTTGCCGCTACCGGGCTGGGTGAATATTTCGGTGAGCGTTTGTTCAGCGGCTACAGCGCCAACTGCTGGAAGCCGGATCCCTGTCTCTATCTGTATGCTGCCAGTTTGATGGGATTTGCCCCCCGGGAATGTCTGGCGATCGACGACGCTATCGTCGGCGTTCAAGCCGCCCTGGCGGCGGGAATGACCGTAGTGCACCTGAATCGTTTCCCGGATGTCGAAACCACGCCGGAAGGCGCCATCTCCATCAGCAACATGCACCAGCTGCCTACCATTGTGGCTCATCTGAGTCGCAGCATCGCCGTCAACGGCTAG
- a CDS encoding translation initiation factor Sui1 has translation MPSLQDQLRARLGARRSDAPSEKPSSGLVYSTEYGETCPNCRHPLAECACASLAERERLAGLDGIVRIRRETSGRKGKGVTTLTGIPLEDEPLKELVKELKKRCGTGGALKNGVIEIQGDHRETLKTILEQHGFKVKLAGG, from the coding sequence ATGCCTTCCCTGCAAGATCAGCTGCGCGCGCGATTAGGCGCTCGGCGATCGGATGCTCCTTCCGAAAAGCCATCCTCCGGTCTCGTCTACTCCACCGAGTACGGCGAAACCTGTCCGAATTGCCGCCACCCCCTAGCGGAATGCGCCTGCGCTTCCCTCGCGGAGCGGGAGCGTCTGGCAGGTCTGGACGGCATCGTGCGTATTCGCCGTGAAACCAGCGGACGCAAGGGCAAGGGAGTCACCACCCTGACCGGCATTCCGCTGGAAGATGAACCGCTCAAGGAACTGGTCAAGGAACTGAAGAAGCGCTGCGGGACCGGCGGCGCGCTCAAGAATGGGGTGATCGAAATTCAGGGGGATCATCGCGAAACCCTCAAGACTATCCTCGAACAGCACGGTTTCAAGGTCAAGCTGGCTGGGGGATAG
- a CDS encoding NAD-dependent protein deacetylase, translating to MESIEACPTLASSSELERLKTFITEHPGLAVLSGAGVSVESGIPDYRDALGNWKRPPPMDHQRFMRSHAARQRYWARALIGFRAVHHARPCGAHRALAQLEARGYVKALITQNVDGLHQQAGSRRVIDLHGRAELVRCMSCEAKRMRYDLHAELEATNPEWLSLDAPVGPDGDADLESLDFSSFHVPSCRRCGSGILKPDVVFFGDSVPADRVTSSMRLIGEARGLLVVGSSLMVFSGYRFVREAARLGKPIACVNLGRTRADALYQIKVEQSVGQALETLSATLEAIPQPA from the coding sequence ATGGAATCGATCGAGGCATGCCCGACGCTGGCGTCGAGCAGCGAGTTGGAAAGGTTGAAAACGTTTATTACCGAACATCCTGGCCTGGCGGTGTTGAGCGGGGCTGGGGTCAGTGTGGAAAGCGGCATTCCGGATTATCGAGACGCCCTGGGCAACTGGAAGCGTCCCCCGCCCATGGATCATCAGCGCTTCATGCGTAGCCACGCGGCGCGACAGCGCTATTGGGCGCGGGCCTTGATCGGCTTTCGCGCCGTGCATCACGCGCGCCCATGTGGTGCACACCGCGCCTTGGCGCAGTTGGAAGCCCGCGGCTATGTAAAAGCGCTGATCACCCAGAATGTGGATGGCCTGCACCAGCAGGCGGGTTCCCGACGGGTCATCGATCTGCACGGACGGGCGGAGCTGGTGCGCTGCATGAGCTGCGAGGCCAAGCGAATGCGCTACGATCTGCACGCGGAACTCGAGGCGACCAATCCGGAGTGGCTGTCTCTCGATGCCCCGGTCGGACCGGACGGCGATGCGGATCTGGAATCCCTGGATTTTTCGAGTTTCCATGTGCCCAGCTGCCGACGCTGCGGCAGCGGTATTCTCAAGCCGGACGTGGTGTTTTTCGGCGATAGCGTTCCCGCGGACCGGGTGACGTCGAGCATGCGCCTGATCGGCGAGGCCAGGGGTCTGCTGGTGGTGGGATCGTCGCTGATGGTGTTTTCCGGCTACCGCTTCGTGCGCGAGGCGGCTCGTCTGGGCAAGCCCATCGCCTGTGTCAATCTCGGGCGTACCCGAGCGGATGCCCTGTACCAGATCAAGGTCGAGCAGTCGGTAGGGCAAGCGCTGGAGACGCTGAGCGCCACTCTCGAGGCTATCCCCCAGCCAGCTTGA